The Azospirillum brasilense genome has a window encoding:
- a CDS encoding TRAP transporter small permease subunit: MTALVGVCRLVDAVTARLGKAISWLIVLAILVSAVNAVVRKMFDVSSNSWLELQWVLFAAVFLLCSPWTLKEDEHIRIDIVNAQLGKRARDTIDLFGHLTFLLPFSFVMMVTSWPFAIASYAIEEQSMNAGGLPQWPAKMLIPLGFTVLFIQGLSELAKRAAIMSGHLEDPNHRAGGHLAAAEAEAERLLAAERERTSHPDTLPSR; encoded by the coding sequence ATGACGGCCCTGGTCGGGGTCTGCCGGCTGGTCGACGCGGTCACCGCGCGGCTGGGCAAGGCGATATCCTGGCTGATCGTGCTGGCGATCCTGGTGTCGGCCGTCAACGCCGTCGTCCGCAAGATGTTCGACGTCAGCTCGAATTCATGGCTCGAACTGCAATGGGTGCTGTTCGCCGCGGTGTTCCTGCTCTGCTCCCCCTGGACGCTGAAGGAGGACGAGCACATCCGCATCGACATCGTGAACGCGCAGCTCGGCAAGCGCGCCCGCGACACCATCGACCTGTTCGGCCATCTGACCTTCCTGCTGCCCTTCAGCTTCGTGATGATGGTCACCTCCTGGCCCTTCGCCATCGCCTCCTACGCGATCGAGGAGCAGTCGATGAACGCCGGCGGCCTGCCGCAATGGCCGGCGAAGATGCTGATTCCGCTGGGCTTCACCGTGCTGTTCATCCAGGGCCTGTCCGAGCTGGCCAAGCGCGCCGCGATCATGTCCGGCCATCTGGAAGACCCCAACCACCGGGCCGGCGGCCATCTGGCGGCTGCCGAGGCCGAGGCGGAACGGCTGCTGGCGGCCGAACGCGAGCGCACCTCCCACCCCGATACCCTTCCCAGCCGGTGA
- a CDS encoding TRAP transporter substrate-binding protein: MKRRQFFKGAAVVAGASTLAAPAIAQSEPTIRWRCVSSFPKNIEVLYGSAEVLAKNIAEATDGKFQIQVFAAGELVPALQALDAASNDTVEMAHTASYYYVGKDPSFAFGCCLPFGLNTRQQNAWFYHGEGGKLLEEFYAGHNLKALAGGNTGSQMGGWFRKEIKNAEDLKGLKFRISGLGGQILSKLGVVPQQVSGGDIYPALERGTIDAAEFNGPYDDEKLGLYKIAPNYYYPGWWDGTSLQHFFINTNRWNSLPKHYQAALTSAAALANVDSVARYDVLNPAALKRVVEKGAKLRAFPQDVLQASHKAAMELYDELSDKNPTFKKFYESYRRFQNDSNLWNQASEYAYDSAVLRLARR, from the coding sequence ATGAAGCGCCGTCAATTCTTCAAGGGTGCCGCCGTCGTTGCCGGCGCCTCCACGCTCGCCGCCCCGGCCATCGCCCAGTCGGAGCCGACGATCCGCTGGCGCTGCGTGTCCAGCTTCCCGAAGAACATCGAGGTGCTCTACGGCAGCGCCGAAGTGCTGGCGAAGAACATCGCCGAGGCCACGGACGGCAAGTTCCAGATCCAGGTCTTCGCCGCCGGCGAGCTGGTCCCGGCGCTGCAGGCGCTCGACGCCGCCAGCAACGACACGGTGGAGATGGCCCACACCGCATCCTACTATTACGTCGGCAAGGACCCGAGCTTCGCCTTCGGCTGCTGCCTGCCCTTCGGCCTGAACACCCGCCAGCAGAACGCCTGGTTCTACCATGGCGAGGGCGGCAAGCTGCTGGAGGAGTTCTACGCCGGCCACAACCTGAAGGCGCTCGCCGGCGGCAACACCGGCTCCCAGATGGGCGGCTGGTTCCGCAAGGAAATCAAGAATGCGGAAGACCTCAAGGGGCTGAAGTTCCGCATCTCCGGCCTCGGCGGCCAGATCCTGTCCAAGCTGGGCGTCGTGCCGCAGCAGGTCAGCGGCGGTGACATCTACCCGGCGCTGGAGCGCGGCACCATCGACGCCGCCGAGTTCAACGGCCCCTACGACGACGAAAAGCTCGGCCTCTACAAGATCGCGCCGAACTACTATTACCCGGGCTGGTGGGACGGCACCTCGCTCCAGCATTTCTTCATCAACACGAACCGCTGGAACAGCCTGCCCAAGCATTACCAGGCGGCGCTGACCTCGGCGGCGGCGCTCGCCAACGTCGACAGCGTGGCGCGCTACGACGTGCTGAACCCGGCGGCGCTGAAGCGCGTGGTGGAGAAGGGCGCCAAGCTGCGCGCCTTCCCGCAGGACGTGCTGCAGGCCAGCCACAAGGCGGCCATGGAGCTTTACGACGAGCTGTCGGACAAGAACCCGACCTTCAAGAAGTTCTACGAGAGCTACCGCCGCTTCCAGAACGATTCGAACCTGTGGAACCAGGCGTCGGAATACGCCTACGACAGCGCCGTCCTCCGCCTCGCCCGGCGCTGA